The window ATTCCGTTTTCGTAGTTGGATTTCTAAGAATTTCTTTTATTCAATGACGAAAATGACTATCATCGTCGACTGTATAAGAGAGCTAGTATAGAAGATTTGTTCTTGAATAAATTGTCGAAGCAGTAGAGCATGCGTTCTAAGGGACCATGTCTTGACAGTAACCAACATCGACCAATCCATACCAcataatttgtttgtttttctccATGGCCTATTAGCCTATTAGTTCAAACTCTATTGTTTTATTTGCTCGAAtgataaaacccaaaaaaaaaaaagaggaaaaaaaggtttttatatgatatatttggTACTTGTTATACGTGAATTATGTTATAATTGTTACTTTGTCCGaattcaaagaaagaatatGAAGGGGAGTCGAGTGTAATACGTTTCGAATTCCAACATATTAGGTAAATTCGATGCTAGATTAGAGAAACACTGCCCCAATTAATTTGGGATCGTTGAAGATTTTAAGTACATGTACCTAAAAACAAAGAAGAATTCCAAAAGAATCAACAGGATTCAACGAACATTGAAGTTTTACTTTACTCGAAATTATCGAGACAAGCTCAATCATGTTGTAAAATACTGCAGACCGATTTCTGAGCTAAAATATTTGGAACCATGATATATTTAGTTATTTGATATTGATATCTGCTGGATAAGGCTCAGATTTGAGCTCGAATTCCAACTGTAATGCAGGTACATTTGTACGCACGCTCACAAACAATTTCCAAATCAAAAGTTCACGAATATTATGGTTGCTTTCTTCAAACTTTACCGTGAAAGAAGCTCATAACTAGTAAGTTTGAAGAAAGTAAACTAtggttataaaaaaaactagatTTTCATGATCATGAATTCGAGTTTACCTCTAGAGGATTTGGAGAACCAAATCAACGATCATGCTAATCCTCTCATCGTCTAGCATCACTTCAAGTGTCTTTAAGTTAGGATTTGACCCATTTTCTCGATTTCCATGCATTACAGCAACGAACTCACTGCTGATAATATGCAAGATCTTTCAGCAATGATACAACTTCAGCCGATGATCCCAGAAGATATCTCGCATTGGAACGTTTTCTTCCCACCGCACATGAGAAGTAATTTTCACTCTTGAGATCTAGAACTGATGAGCCTTCCTGCATTGTCATCATGTCCCCTGTACTAGACCAGCAGTTCCCATTTCCATTACTGCTGCTATCTTTCTTGTCTAGCATTGGATAAGGAAGAGGAGACTTGTGGCAGAATGGCGAAAACTCATATTTTGTCGTTGAATTTAAAGTACTTCTGCCGAGGGAGTTGGGCAATTTGGCTCTTGCAGTAGGTGCTGGACCGGCAGGAAGCTCTGGCtcgaaaaatttgtaaatatctTCATCCTACAACATTTTTCCACTAGTAAGAGAAAAAGCATGATGCTTCAAGAATCGTCCCTAGTTGAAGTTTCTCCTGAAAAAAGAAGTTATATTTCACCTTCGCAAGAAAGTGCCCGACACACAGAATATAATCAATTGGAGCTTTCATGCCATTGTGGTGCACGATTTCGCCCAAGATTCTATCTATTGCTGCACCCTAAAGAGACATCAATGTTGAAGCACAAGATTTCAACTTCGCTTAATTGTACATAGAAAACTTTATAGTTATATAATTAGCGACTTACCTTTGTTACACCAACGGCACGGACCTCAACCGATCGCCCACCCTGGACTACATCTACAGAAGCATTTGAAATCGGCCCAGTCCACAGATGCTGCAACAGATCCTTTGATTGAAGCTTCCCAaattctacatctaattattcattcgaagaaaattaatttatacaatACTATTGAAACTAAACAGAAATTCCGAGCATAGTGCTTTTGAGATCACCTGCATATTTATAATTCCACACAAGTGATGTCTCGCGAAGTTCAAAATGAGAACGTGGAGTTCTCTCTGTAAAATATTCGAACACGTGCTGAAAAGATTTTCATTTGGGATGAGGATTTCATAAATACGAGTAACAGATGCTGAATGGTGAATATAACATATGCACCTGGACGCTGTCAACCCAGTCCATGTTTAGATTTTCAGGCATCGTAGTCATCCAGTCTTCTGTTGTAAGACGCAAAAACATTCCATGTTCTGCAGCTAACCACAAATTATACTCCCCAAAATTCTGCAGAATGAATCAGTCAACATGTAGAATGTGCTGATACATATAAAAGCTGGTTGATTATCTGTGAAAGCAGAAAACCTTGTCAAGAACATTTCTATTGCTTCCACTGAGGACGATAATTGTGGTCTTAGAGTCATCGGAAAGTCTTCTCAAGGGTTCTTTCAAATCTGGATGTAACTTGATCTCCATTTCTTTGAATTGATCAATCCTTTGTCCATGGGTATCCACAGGTTCAGTTAGTGTTGCATTAAATCCCTGTGATTCAGAGTCTTAATCATTTATCAACATTGGAGATAACAAAGAGATCTTATTTATGGAGTTATGTTCAATTAAAAGTCCACTATTATTTCTTTTGTTATAGCTTAGACTGTTAATTAATACATAGAATTCATGGATaatctatatatttattaacAAGATAACATGATTTCTCTAAGCTTTTGACATGATTTCATTGCACCAAGTGcagtaaaatattattagaaaaGGGTATACCATAGATCGTGGAAAAAAAGACTCAGTATGATTACCAAAATAAGCAAGCGATTATTTGACTGCAAATAACGCTCAATAACCTCCTCTTTAGGAAGTAACGGCGGAATTTGGCGAGTCCTCAGCTGAGCTTCAACGACTGTGTCGTTGAGTTCACTACATGCAGAAAAGAAAACATTACTTCAATGGCAAAATCCTGCTCATACACACTAACTGAAACAACAGGACATGCCTACAGCAGGGTAAATATAGATTTTAATGTTCAAAAGATATTAGAGCCCAAGTTTGTCTGCACTATACCTTACAAAAGTTTCGGCCCATTCTTGGGACGTGTGAGTGGTGATGTGAGTAAAATTGTGGCGATGTCTTTTTTCTCTTTCATCTGCTGGCATAGACAAAGCATAAGCAATCGAGGCAGCCACTTCCGTGACATTCCATGGATTCACCAATATTGCTCCAGCACCAAGAGACTGGGCAGCACCAGCAAACTAAAAAGCCGAAACAAAAATACATACTTGAGGTGCAAAACTAATCGTTTAGATCACTTAAATCAAACTTCGATACATTCATAACTTGCATTTTATATACCATCCGTACAAACCGTAAGCCATCAATCTTTCTGGAAATATAATAGCCATACAACTTGTCAGGAGGCAGAGAATACATACTTACCTCACTTAGAATGAGAACCCCCTTCTTTGAGGCCTGGCAGGCCACATACTCATAGCTGACAAGATTCATTCCATCCCTTAAAGATGTTACCAGAGCAACATCTACAATGGTAAAAGGTGGGAAAATTTGCGATACAGTTCATAAGTTCGATGACATAGTTGGAACTATATAAGAAAAGTGTACCAGTGACAGCATATAGTGCACACAATGCATGAAAATCAAGAGACCGGTCCTGGAAACACAGAACAAAAGTATTAGAATAAAGGAATAAATGTTTTATGAGAAAATCGCCGAAACATAATTATTTAGTTCTATTCTAAGATCTAtctcaggaaaaaaaaaatttctacttTTTAACTTGTGATCAACCAAGTTGCACACAACAATGCTAGCAATTATTTTCAAGACCACGAAACGGACCagatttattttctttcttattgCAGTTGCtctaaaataattaagttaCAGCATTAATCCACCATTTAACACCAAAAAGCAAGATATAGGTATATCTAGCTATATCAAATAAGGCATTCAATCTCACTAAATGATGTATGGGAACAGCGGTAAGGGTTCCAAATCTTCCATTTATCCGGCCCACAATTTCATGAACTTGAGCTGAAAGCTTCTGATCTGCCAGAGATAAAGCAACTTTTATTAGAATTAGCCAAAAGTACGATATTTATCTTCACTAGAAACGTGTACGTGCGTTGCACGTCGAACCAATTCgatttaagataaaattatttaatccgATAAATAAACATGATAATTGCATATCTTACAAGTTACAAACAATGTTAATCATTTATATGTTActttaaacaaatactttaatttTAATCTTGCATATTTTTCCCACACAAtacgtatatatatacatatatatgtttaaatatttattactaATTTTATCACAGAATATGAAGTTTATACAAATTCTCAGCGTCACTTattataggcaaaaacttgtgtgagacggtctcacgggtcgtattttgtgaggcagatctcttatttgggtcattNtcatgagaccgtctcacacagaTTTTTGCTAGTGTCAAATGTCATAATCATGGGGCTCTCAACATCCATAGTATACCATTTCCTATCTACCCAGTTGGGGTATGAAAGTACAAAAGGATGGGAGGTCAATTCATTATTCCGAATATAATTCCATTATTAACGATCGACAACCCATTtcaagtttttatttatttcattatttattattgcgACATTATTTTGAAACGATACGTTATTGAACTTTGAAAACATTTTCACGTAGATTTTGTGTACAAATGTTTTGAACGGGAATtgtcataaatcatttttttctttgagaCGTGCAGTTGATCAAGTTAGAGAATTGTCTCAAGCTTAGAATGCTGATACCAATCACCACATGAACTACAATTCCGTTTTCGTAGTTGGATTTCTAAGAATTTCTTTTATTCAATGACGAAAATGACTATCATCGTCGACTGTATAAGAGAGCTAGTATAGAAGATTTGTTCTTGAATAAATTGTCGAAGCAGTAGAGCATGCGTTCTAAGGGACCATGTCTTGACAGTAACCAACATCGACCAATCCATACCAcataatttgtttgtttttctccATGGCCTATTAGCCTATTAGTTCAAACTCTATTGTTTTATTTGCTCGAAtgataaaacccaaaaaaaaaaaagaggaaaaaaaggtttttatatgatatatttggTACTTGTTATACGTGAATTATGTTATAATTGTTACTTTGTCCGaattcaaagaaagaatatGAAGGGGAGTCGAGTGTAATACGTTTCGAATTCCAACATATTAGGTAAATTCGATGCTAGATTAGAGAAACACTGCCCCAATTAATTTGGGATCGTTGAAGATTTTAAGTACATGTACCTAAAAACAAAGAAGAATTCCAAAAGAATCAACAGGATTCAACGAACATTGAAGTTTTACTTTACTCGAAATTATCGAGACAAGCTCAATCATGTTGTAAAATACTGCAGA of the Primulina huaijiensis isolate GDHJ02 chromosome 1, ASM1229523v2, whole genome shotgun sequence genome contains:
- the LOC140979253 gene encoding alpha,alpha-trehalose-phosphate synthase [UDP-forming] 1-like encodes the protein MNLVSYEYVACQASKKGVLILSEFAGAAQSLGAGAILVNPWNVTEVAASIAYALSMPADEREKRHRHNFTHITTHTSQEWAETFVSELNDTVVEAQLRTRQIPPLLPKEEVIERYLQSNNRLLILGFNATLTEPVDTHGQRIDQFKEMEIKLHPDLKEPLRRLSDDSKTTIIVLSGSNRNVLDKNFGEYNLWLAAEHGMFLRLTTEDWMTTMPENLNMDWVDSVQHVFEYFTERTPRSHFELRETSLVWNYKYADVEFGKLQSKDLLQHLWTGPISNASVDVVQGGRSVEVRAVGVTKGAAIDRILGEIVHHNGMKAPIDYILCVGHFLAKDEDIYKFFEPELPAGPAPTARAKLPNSLGRSTLNSTTKYEFSPFCHKSPLPYPMLDKKDSSSNGNGNCWSSTGDMMTMQEGSSVLDLKSENYFSCAVGRKRSNARYLLGSSAEVVSLLKDLAYYQQ